The stretch of DNA ATTGCAATTTTAAAAATAAACCCGAATCAAAGTTCGGAAAGCAAAACAATGAGGATAAATCCGACGATTCCTATTCCGAAAGATGCGTCTAAAATTCACGGTATCTTTGATGAAGATGTAAAAGATGCCCCTACTTTTAAGCAAGTCGCAAAAGATATAGTCAAGTTTATAGAAGGTTGTGATTTAGCCGGTTATAATTCAAACAGATTTGACATTCCGCTTCTGGCGGAAGAATTTTTAAGAGCAGATGTTGATTTTTCCGTTAAAAACAGAAAGTTTGTTGATGTTCAGGTTATTTATCATAAAAAAGAGCAAAGGACATTATCTGCCGCATATAAGTTTTATTGTAAAAAAGAGCTGGAAGGTGCTCACGGGGCAGAGGCAGATACAAATGCAACTTATGAGATTTTAAAATCGCAAATTGAAATGTATGATGATTTAGAAAATGATATTGAAGAATTATCAAAGATTTCATATCACCGAAAAAGTGCCGATCTTGCAGGAAGA from Bacteroidales bacterium encodes:
- a CDS encoding 3'-5' exonuclease, coding for MELNLKKPIAFFDLETTGVDVSKDRIVEIAILKINPNQSSESKTMRINPTIPIPKDASKIHGIFDEDVKDAPTFKQVAKDIVKFIEGCDLAGYNSNRFDIPLLAEEFLRADVDFSVKNRKFVDVQVIYHKKEQRTLSAAYKFYCKKELEGAHGAEADTNATYEILKSQIEMYDDLENDIEELSKISYHRKSADLAGRIVYNKKGEEVFSFGKHANKTVEEVLEKEPGYFAWMMNADFPLYTKKVLTEIKLRKSGMQK